TAGGAGATAAATTACCCGTTTTTGAATTAGAAGATCAACGTGCTGAAATATTTAGTTCTGTAAATATTGAGAATAAGGCTGTTGTTATTTATTTCTATCCTAAAGACTTTACGCCCGGGTGCACCGCA
This is a stretch of genomic DNA from Leeuwenhoekiella sp. MAR_2009_132. It encodes these proteins:
- a CDS encoding peroxiredoxin, with the protein product MLQLGDKLPVFELEDQRAEIFSSVNIENKAVVIYFYPKDFTPGCTAEACEFRDKYEDFKDAGAVVIGISSDDTASHAKFS